Below is a genomic region from Fischerella sp. PCC 9605.
GAAGGTGAAACACCTCTTGCAAGCAGTTGGTCACAATGTTTACACACCAAGTTTGATGGGTATGGGAGAGCATGTCAACATGCTCAGTCCGCAAATTGATTTGAATACCCATATTCAGAACATTGTTGCTTTGTTGGAATATGAGGATTTGCGTGACGTGATTTTGATTGGACATAGTTACGCTGGGATGTTAATTACTGGTGTGGCGGAAAAAGTAAGACCTCGTTTGGCACAACTCGTTTATCTGGATGCGTTTTTACCTGAAAACGGTAAGTCACTGATGGAGTATTGGAACAACCCAAACGTAGATGTATTAGTCCAGACACAAGGAGATGGCTGGCGTGTGCCTTGGACTGATGAGTTGTTTACGCTTGAGGATTTTGGCGTTGTTGATCCCGTAGATCTTGCTTGGATGACTCCAAGGATGGGAGACCATCCCTATAAGACCTTTACGCAAGCAGTACAATTCTCACAAAAGTCTGTTACATCTTTGCAGCGAACTTATATTCAAACCTCAGAAATCCCATTCCTCATAGAAGCAGGTCAAAGAGCTAAAAAACAAGGCTTTCGCTATTACGAGTTACTTTCAGCGCAGCACAATGCAATGGTAACTCAGCCGCAAGAG
It encodes:
- a CDS encoding alpha/beta fold hydrolase, which produces MFISRRQILAAIAAISSAMVLGKTKLAASQNKRATFVLVHGAWHGGWCWKKVKHLLQAVGHNVYTPSLMGMGEHVNMLSPQIDLNTHIQNIVALLEYEDLRDVILIGHSYAGMLITGVAEKVRPRLAQLVYLDAFLPENGKSLMEYWNNPNVDVLVQTQGDGWRVPWTDELFTLEDFGVVDPVDLAWMTPRMGDHPYKTFTQAVQFSQKSVTSLQRTYIQTSEIPFLIEAGQRAKKQGFRYYELLSAQHNAMVTQPQELTEILLNLI